In one window of Chryseobacterium sp. JV274 DNA:
- a CDS encoding efflux RND transporter periplasmic adaptor subunit, whose product MKRVASGIALSVLLLAVGCNKKKEEKEEVTVFPVTSPVVMDTVINKEYVAQIQSVKNIEVRAQEKGFLEKIFVDEGQYVQAGQTLFRIMPKLYQAELLKAKAEVEQASIELKNASTLAGNNIVSKNEKAMAKAKLDAANAEMKLAQIHLSFTDIKAPFSGVINRIPLKLGSLVDEGDLLTSLSDNTSIYTYFNVSEPEYLSYQTHAADRGSNQVSLITANGETYSQKGEIQTIEGEFDNETGNIAFRAKFPNPDKLLRNGETGKIRMTMPVHNALIIPQKATYEIQDQKYVFVIDKNGVAKSRNIKIAYELPDLYVVGSGISKGDQILLEGVQKVKDDQKVKTKFQDPKKVLQSLKLKAE is encoded by the coding sequence ATAAAGAGAGTTGCTTCGGGAATTGCGCTGAGTGTCCTTCTGTTGGCGGTTGGCTGCAATAAGAAAAAAGAAGAAAAAGAAGAAGTTACCGTATTTCCGGTGACGTCCCCTGTAGTAATGGATACTGTAATCAACAAAGAATATGTTGCTCAGATTCAATCCGTAAAAAACATTGAAGTAAGAGCTCAGGAAAAAGGTTTCCTGGAAAAAATCTTTGTAGATGAAGGACAATACGTGCAGGCGGGACAGACATTATTCCGAATCATGCCTAAACTGTATCAGGCAGAATTATTAAAAGCAAAAGCAGAGGTAGAACAAGCTTCTATCGAACTGAAAAATGCAAGTACATTAGCAGGAAACAATATTGTTTCTAAAAATGAAAAAGCAATGGCAAAAGCCAAGCTGGATGCTGCCAATGCAGAAATGAAACTGGCTCAGATCCATCTTTCATTTACTGATATCAAAGCGCCGTTCTCTGGTGTTATCAACAGAATTCCTTTGAAACTGGGAAGCCTGGTAGATGAAGGTGATTTGTTGACTTCATTGTCAGATAACACAAGTATCTATACTTATTTTAACGTTTCTGAGCCGGAATATTTAAGCTATCAGACTCACGCTGCAGACAGAGGAAGCAATCAGGTATCCCTGATCACAGCGAACGGAGAAACCTATTCGCAGAAAGGAGAGATCCAGACTATTGAAGGAGAATTTGATAATGAAACAGGTAATATTGCTTTCCGAGCCAAGTTCCCCAATCCTGATAAGCTTTTGAGAAATGGAGAAACAGGAAAGATCCGGATGACAATGCCTGTTCACAATGCATTAATTATTCCACAGAAAGCTACTTATGAGATTCAGGATCAGAAATACGTATTTGTTATTGATAAAAACGGAGTCGCTAAATCCCGAAATATCAAAATTGCTTATGAACTTCCGGATCTTTATGTAGTAGGTTCAGGAATATCAAAAGGAGATCAGATCCTTTTGGAAGGAGTTCAGAAAGTGAAGGATGATCAAAAGGTGAAAACAAAATTCCAGGATCCTAAGAAAGTTCTTCAATCATTGAAATTAAAAGCAGAGTAG